AGGGGGTGGTCCGGCTGGTGTCGTCCGGCTGGCGTCGCCGTCCGAGATGGCTTGCAAGGTGGGAGGCTCGGGCCTCAGCGGTCGCCGTCGCCCTCGGGGGCAGCGGCGTAGCGAACCAGGAGGTTGTCCGAGCCCCCGAAGGAGCGGGTGCCGATCAGGCGCAGCCGTGGCGTCCCGCCGTCGGTGAACACCGGCGTGCCGCCGCCCAGGACGACCGGGCCGATCATCAGGTGCAGCTCGTCGACCAGCCCGGCGGCCAGCAGGTCGTTCCACAGGATGTGGCTGCCGAAGACCACGATGTCGCCGCCGTCCCCGCCCTTCAGCTCGGCGATCCGCTCGTGCGCCTCGGCGCGGCGGACGATGCGGGTGGTCGCGGTCCACGGCGCGGTGTCGCCGGGGGTCAGGCTGTCGGAGACGACGACCTTCTCGATCGCGTTGTTGAGCCGCGAGATCTCCTGGATGACGGCCCTCTCCCGCGGGTCGTCCCTGAACGTGGCCACGGTCTCGGCGTCGTCGGCCAATGACGGCCAGAAGGCCTTGAACCCCTCGTACGAGGCGCGCCCCACCAGTAGCGTGCTCGCGGCCCGCAGCCGCTCGGCGTTGTAGGCGTCGAAGGCGGCGTCCATGGGCAGGGCCATCACGTCGCCGCCCTTCCCCTCGAAGTAGCCGTCCAGCGAGACGATGTTGGTGACGATCAGCTTGCGCATCGGAACTCTCCTGTCGTGAGCGTGCTTCACAGGTGGAGAGACACCGGCCGCCGCGGATTCATCGCTCCGGCCCGGATTCGTCGACATTTTCTTTCGGGAGCTCTCGTGGCAGGCCGAACAGGTGGTGGAGCTCGGGGTCGAGAAAACTGCCCAGCTCGGTGATCCGTCCGGACCTGAGGCTCAGCACCGTGATCGCCCCGAGCCGGAACCGGCCGTCGTCCGGGTTCTGCGGGTAGCAGGCCAAGGCCGGCTGGCCGTTCGCCCGAACGGGGACCAGCCGCCACGCGGTGGCGAAGACCCGCTCGGTGAGGAAGCGGGCGACGTCGTCGCGCCCGTCGAACCAGGCGGGCAGCGGCGGCATGGTGAACCGGGCGTCGTCGGCGAGCATGGCCACGATGGCGTCGACGTCGGCGCGCTCCCACGCGGCCACGAAGGCGTCGACCAGCTCGCGCGCTCCATCGGAGCCGAGGGCGGCCAGCTCCGCCCGCTGGGTGACGGGCGGCACCCGCCGCTCGACCGCCTTCCTGGCCCGCTGCAGGGCACTGTTCACCGAGGCGGGGGTGGTGTCGAGGAGGCTCGCCACCTCGACGGCCGAGTACTCGAGCACCTCCCGCAGGATCAGGACGGCGCGCTGGGTGCCGGGCAGGTGCTGCAGCGCCGCGACGAAGGCCAGCTCCACCCCCTCACGCCGCAGATAGCTCGCCGCCGGGTCGGGCTCGTCGGCGGGCACGTCGTCGGGCCACGGTTCGAGCCAGACCGGGCCGGTCACCGGCTCGCCGAGATCGGCGGTGTCGCGCCGCGCGGGGCCGTGGTCGGGCGAGAGCAGCCGCCGGGGCCGCCTGGCGCTCATGCGCAGGCAGGCGTTGGTGGCGATCCGGTACAGCCACGTGCGCAGCGAGCTGCGTCCTTCGAACCCGGCGAGCCCCCGCCACGCGCTGAGCAGTGACTCCTGGAGGGCGTCCTCGGCGTCGTGCGGCGAGCCGAGCATCCGGTAGCAGTGCGCGGCCAGCTCCCGCCGATACCCGGCGACCAGCAGGTCGAACGCCGCCGCGTCGCCGCCGCGGGCCAGGGCCAGCAACTCCGCGTCGTTCGGTCGCGAGGTGTCCACCGGCCGAGCCTACTCGCCGGGGCCCGCTCCACGTTCGCGCATTCAGGTGGCCGTCGAGGGTAGGGGAAGCGTATGACAAAGATCATTGATCGGGTGCGCGCTTACCTGCGCAGCCCGCAGGGAAAACAGCAGATGGACAAGGCCAAGCGGATGGCCCGCGATCCACACAACCAGGAGAAGGCACGGCGGTTCTTCGACCGATTCCGCCGCCGACACCACTGAACGTGCCGGGGAAACCGCTGGCGGTCAGACCGTCAGCGCGGGGTGCCGTCCGCCTGCGGTCCGATCGTCCACGCCGGGGCGCCGTCCGCCGAACGGCCTGATTATCAACGGCGGAGTGCGAACCATGCGCGGGAGGAACGCGGGCCCACAAGCAGCGCGACGAGCGCCTGCAGGGCCATGAACACGGCCAGGACGATCGCCACCACCCGGGAGCCACGCCGGCCGCGCCATAGCCCCTGGGCGCTGGCGGCTGCCAGCAGCAGGACGACGGCGGCGAGCACGACCGCACCGACGACGGGCGCAGGCGGCCTGGACAGATCACGGGAGGACATGACGTGACCATACAGACACGACACCCACCCGGGTCAGGATCGCAGTCTCTTTGAGGACAGTCTCAGGCTCCCCGGAAACCCTTCCCCAGTCGGCAGGACCGCCTCCCCCCGAACCCCGACCCGTGCGGCAGGACCGCCTCCGAATTCCCGGAATAGCGCCCTCACCTAGCGGGACAATTGCCCTGAGCGGCGGGGCCGCCCCCGGATTCGGGCGATGCGCGTCGCCACTAGGCGGGCCGGTCTCCGTCTCCCCACGACGCACCCGCCACCGGCGGGGGCTGTTTCCTGCTGCTTGCCGCGGGCCTGGCGATGCGCGAATGGTCGGGTGAGGTCAGCGGGCCGGTTTCGGCCGCGGGGCTTCCGCTCCACCGCCTCGCCGTGCGATGAAGCGATCACGCCGTCTGGTGATCAGGAGGTGCTGACGACGTTCGGTGGACGCTGCGGATCGCGGCGACGTCCGGATGCGGACGAAGCTCCGGCACGGCCGCCGCCAACGC
This window of the Nonomuraea africana genome carries:
- a CDS encoding dihydrofolate reductase family protein yields the protein MRKLIVTNIVSLDGYFEGKGGDVMALPMDAAFDAYNAERLRAASTLLVGRASYEGFKAFWPSLADDAETVATFRDDPRERAVIQEISRLNNAIEKVVVSDSLTPGDTAPWTATTRIVRRAEAHERIAELKGGDGGDIVVFGSHILWNDLLAAGLVDELHLMIGPVVLGGGTPVFTDGGTPRLRLIGTRSFGGSDNLLVRYAAAPEGDGDR
- a CDS encoding sigma-70 family RNA polymerase sigma factor; its protein translation is MDTSRPNDAELLALARGGDAAAFDLLVAGYRRELAAHCYRMLGSPHDAEDALQESLLSAWRGLAGFEGRSSLRTWLYRIATNACLRMSARRPRRLLSPDHGPARRDTADLGEPVTGPVWLEPWPDDVPADEPDPAASYLRREGVELAFVAALQHLPGTQRAVLILREVLEYSAVEVASLLDTTPASVNSALQRARKAVERRVPPVTQRAELAALGSDGARELVDAFVAAWERADVDAIVAMLADDARFTMPPLPAWFDGRDDVARFLTERVFATAWRLVPVRANGQPALACYPQNPDDGRFRLGAITVLSLRSGRITELGSFLDPELHHLFGLPRELPKENVDESGPER